DNA from Nomascus leucogenys isolate Asia chromosome 24, Asia_NLE_v1, whole genome shotgun sequence:
aagacacAGCGTCTCCTTGGCTGGATGCTGTCACGTCCTGGCCTGAGGGCTGGCATCATGGTTGCCAGCTTGGAGCTGTGAGGGGAGTCACCCAGAGGGCAAAGCCAACACACAGAGCTTGCCGGGTGCAGGAAGGAGACCAGGCCCTGATGATATCAAGCGCCGAAGAGCCGGACTTGGAACCACCTCGTCTCTGAACGTCTCATCATGTGAGATCATAAATGCCTGCATTGTTTCAGCCCACTGAGTCACAGTTTTTAGCTGGAAGCTTCTTAACCAATACAAACGTGACGCAGCGAGGGAGCGGAGCAAGAAGAGGCTGGGGCGAAGCTGTGGCTCTGCCTTTCTCGGGGTGTAGGACCTCAGGAGGGTCCTCAATTATAAAATGGGGATCGTAATGGCTAAGTCAGCCAACATGAATATTAAGAGAGATGTTGCTGCAAAGCCATAGGGAGCTATTGGGCCAAATTTGGCAGACAAATAAGAGAGAGTCGTCAGCTCCTGATGATGTCTCTTGAATAAATGCATCCAGTGGCACTGGGAAAAGACTTGGCGGGAAAGGAGGAGGACACTTTCTCCTCCTGATTTCTCTTGGGAATGATTTTAGATCTGGTCACTACGAAACAACAGTAACCATGCCGTTAACATTTAAAGTTAACACCCTGTGCCAGGTGCCTGTTGTGCTGAGAATTTAATCTACACTAATCTTATTTAATACAAACATGAACAccttcctattttcttctttttaaaaaattttcagtctggtgcagtggctcacgactatgatcccaacatgttgggaggccaaggcaggaggatcacttgagcccaggagtttgcggccagcctaggcaacatagtgaggccccatctctacaaaaaaacacaaaaattacccaggcatttGGGtgcctggctactcaggaggttggggcaggaggatcacttgagccatggaggtcgaggctgctgtgagccacgATTGCgttgctgcattccagcctgggcaacagagcaagaccctgtctcaacaacaacaacaactaaaaattcttactttttgtagagatgaggtctatgttgcccaggctggtctcttcttattttcatttatacttACACGCAGAGAATGTTTCCTCCTGTAAGGTACGTGGTTAGTCAGTGAtataagtggaattttttttttaactagactattttattttatcttatcttattttattttattttatcttgttttgttttattttttgagacagtgtcactctgttgcccaggctggagtgcagtgttgcgatcttggctcactgcaacccctgcctcccgggttcaagcgattctcctgcctcagcctcccgagtagctgggattgcaggtgcccaccacgatgcctggctaatttttgtatttttagtagagatgaggttttgccatgttgggcaggctggtcttgaactcctgacctcaggtgatccgcctgcctcagcctccctaagtgttgggattacaggcatgagccaccatgcctggcctagacttTATCTTTATAtggcagttttaggttcacagcaaaattgagaaggTACGGAGATTTCCCTATCCTGTTCCCCCACACAGGCACAGCTGCCCCCATGGGTATCTCCATCTGGAGTGGTGCATtgaactggaatttgaacccagtgCCCACAGTCCTTCATTCCTATGACACCACCTCACGTGAGTCACCACatctcagaactgctcagtcagcTGAGGCACAGATGGTGCCACAGGCCCAGAGTGCGGGCGACTGCAGGTGCCTCAGCCCTCAGGCTGGAAACAGCTAATCACATACAAATGGCAGATTGGGAGTCCTCATAGGAAAAAGTTGTCCCTCTTCAGTCTCTTTCcttagaagcagagcctgagacaaggaTTCTTGTGCAAATGCTTTACTGAGGGAGTACTTTCTGGAGAAACCTGTGAGGGAAccaggaaaactggatagcccACGGGGTCGGACCAAGCAGACAGGTGGTTCCAGGACAGGCCTGGCCTCAGCCCCATCCCAATTCGAGAGTGTCATTCCACCCAGACAATCCTGCACAGATGCAGGGGAGCTGGCAATTGTACCCTCCATGGTGTCAGACTCTCCTGGCCATGAGTGACAGGTGGCCTCTTGGTGGgagaggtggggcaggggggCAGGCAGCTCCCAGTAGACCAGGGCAATATTTAGGAGAAGGAGGCAGATTGGAGCAGTTGGCTGCCAACACCTGGCCTCACTCAGGGAGAGGGGCCTTGGGCCTGGAGGAGATCTAGGTGAGGTACCCACACCTTCTGCTGCAACCTCTGTGTATCCATTATGGGCTCACTCCATTCACAGGCATGAATTGAGCACCTAGTATGTGGGAAAACAGGGGAAACAGAGGTGGCACAGATATGGTCTCCGTCCTTCGGGGGCTCCAGTCTAGTTGGGGCAGATCAGAGAAATTCCATTTGCCACTCTAGGCCGAGCTTGGTAAGCAGCAGAGCCATGAAGCATTGTGGGAGCTTGGAGGACGGAGTGAGCCCTTGCAGTCAGGGAGGAGGAGTCAGCCCAGGGAGACTTCCAGAAAGTAGCCCTTTGACCCCGAGGAGGTGGGGATCAGTCGTGATGAAAGTAATAGCCATTCAGTAGCCCCTTGTATTTCACCCTGAGCCAATgcctggaggcaggagaaagTACTCAAGGCTCTGGTGCCTGGAGCCACAAGAGCTGGCGGCTTTGTCTAGTGCTTCACCCAAGAAGGATTTACGGAGCTCCTTCTTGGTTCTGAGTGTTGCTTTGGGCACCAGGGATGCAACCGAGTTTAAGACAGGCATGGCCTCCACCTGCAGGGACTTCAGAGCTTGCCTGGGGAGAGGGTCACACGGCCAGACTGTGAGGGGTCCTCAACACCTATGAGAGGCTTTATCTTAGGACAGTGGAGGGCCTTGAGGTTTTAAGAGATAGAGCCACGTGGACAGAAAGATCAATATTGCCCTTTATAGTGGCTGCTCCGGTTGTAGCTCTGAGACTATATTGGAGGGGGTGAGAAAGGACCGGGGGGCCAGGAGATGGGGGACAGCGGCagacccctcccccaccccgatGCTTTGGTCCAAACACCATCTCTGAGGGCTCCCTTGCTTGGGCTTCTCCCAAGATGCCCATCCACCCTCAGAGGACACAGCTGCTGCCTCAACTGGGAGGATTCGGAAAGCTTCAGAAGGTCAGAAGGCCTTGGTAGAGGGTTCCGGGGGAGGCTGGGACTACCTCCTCCCGGAGTGTTTGAAAAGCCAGGCTGGTTCAGGATAGATACTGAGGTGGGTGGGGATGCCGGAGCGCCATGCTGAGAAACAGGGTAGAGGGTGTGGGCTTCTAGCACCCAGGGGTCTGCCCCCGGCAGTGGGGCCGCCAGTAGAAACGCAGTCGCTTCTGGTAGGTGTCCAGGTTGCGCTTCAGGCAGAAGGCCACCTCCTTGTCACAGGCACACAGCTGCTGCTCACACCAGCTTCCCTTGTCAGCTGTGGGCAGAGGAGGGGGGCTCTGTGTTTGTCCTTATCCGAGACAGAGGCAGGTATGAGTCTAGCAGCCTCTGAAGTCAGTGCAGTTCCTGCTCAGTCGTGGAGGTACCGGTCCCAGCAACCTCGATtctagctgcatgaccttggccACGTACCATGACCTCCCGGTGTGCCAGTGCACCTTCAGTTATTTATTCACCCATTCATTAaacaattattgagcacctaccgtGTCATGGCAGGAGGGGACTGAACGATAGGGACATGGGAGAGGGGCAGGTATTAGAGCACCACAGGGAGCAAAAAACAACTATGCGAAGTTAACATGAGGAACCATGCAGGGCTAGATCAGAAAACAGGGTGGAAGAGCTTCTGAGCTGAGATCGGAAGGGTCTGGGCTAGGAGATCAGAAAACAGGGCGGGAGAGCTTCTGAGCTGAGATAGGAAGGGTCTGCTCTTCCTGGAGGAAGCtggggttggggagtgggggatGGCAACAGTCTATGCAAAGACTCCCGGGCAGGAGGAATCACGGTTTCATTGTCTGTGAAGCGGGGATAATGGCAAGAGCTGCCTAGGGGGCTGTCATAAGACAAGGCACTTAGCCTATCATGAGACAAGGCACTTAGcctatagtaagtgctcaataaattttggatattattgttactattattatgaaGCCCTCAATTAACAGCAGCTGCTGTGATGAGCCCTTTCGATTCCCAGCCCTGAGGACCTGCTACATTTCTATGCATGTGATGCTGGAAAGGATGCAGGGGCCAGGTGCCCTGGTTTCCAGCCCAGGCTCTGTCAGTTGGAGGCAGACACTTCCCCACTCTAGTTTTGGTTTCCTGGTCTGTACAATGGAGACAATCAGGGTTTTGCTGATCCTGGACAGGCTGCCACGAGCATCAGTGATGATGAAAGTAACAGCCAATCAGTAGCTCTGTGTAATTTATTATGGCAGGCATCCTGTGAGGCCCATTCTGTCTGTCTCATTTTAGTTCTTGCAATAACTTAATGGGGTAGAttacagatgaggatactgaggttcagagaggttaagcaatatGGTCACCAAGCTGGTCGGTCGTGGGCCTGAATTCCAGGTGCTAAAGGGGCCAAACCTCCCATGGGTTCTCTCCATACCCCCATACCCATTCTTGCCTCTTCACAGCCCAACTGCAGCCAGTGGACCCATGCAAAAAAACAGAGAGGTCAAGTAGCTGTGCTGTGAAGGCAGTGAGAGCCAGAACTCCCTTCCTGGGGTCTCCAGCTCCTGCCCTGAGGTCTGGGTACTCACAGCAGTGGATGTTCCCCTGGGAAAAGTTGTATCTGTAATAGTCCCTGAAGATGCCGCACCCGTGGGTCTTCAGGTGGACGTAGCAGCAGTCATGGGTCTGGCAGCACCTGGAGTAGACAGGGTGCACAGCTGCATGGGTCCCCAGCCTACTGGGCTCTCTGGCTCCTCCCCCCACCGGAGAAGAACCCGTGTCCCCACCTGGGAAGAGTCAAGGCCTGCAGGGCTGCAGTCTTCCTCAGGATCATGATGACTAACATTTTTTGAGCAATTCCTATGCACCAGACACTTGCTTTATCTACGCATTCTCTTACTCCTTAAAACCACCATGGGATGGAGGTACTCATATTATCCCCTcttcagagatgaagaaactgagactcagggaggTCAAGACActctcccaaggtcacacagcctgtaAGTAGCAGATCAGGGCAGTGtccccaggcctggctggctCTCACCCCTCCTCTAGCTGACTCCCAGGGTTGTTacgaagatcaaatgagataacgGAAAAAAAGAGGTGGCGGGAGGGGCTTTAAAAAACCAATGTCCATTGCAGTGGGGAGTGAACTTGGGCATTGCCACTAGAGTAGGGGATGGGAGTGCAAGGGGATGGCTGTCCTTCAGGGACCCTGGGGAACCTTCTGGAAGGCAAGCTCCAGGAGGGCTGGGACCGTATTGGCACTCAGCGGTttctagcacatagtagatgctcaacaaaatGGATTCAACTCAACTAAATGAATAGGTGggtggagagaaaagaagagtaCCATAGTCGAGGGCAGGATAGGATTGCCAGCCCTGAGAAAGGAGTTACCAGTCCGTGGCATCTTTGGGCTGGCCTCTGCCACCTAGTCCGCAGTGACAGCCGTAGGGCCAGTAGAAGAGGATGGGCATTTTCCCAGTCACTTACTTGACCATCTTGTTCAGGTTCAGGATCCCACCCTGGATTGGAATCACACCTGCCAAGTAGCCCAGCaaccaggagaggagaggagatgaaTTTCAGGGCAGCACCACTGGGCACAGGACGGCACCTCTGCTCTGCCCAGACCAAATGAGTGACCtcaaatgatgataataataaaacgACATCTACTGCTGCTATTAAAAATATAGcgacaggccaggcacagtggctcacgtctgtaatcccagcactttgggagacaaagtctcgctctgttgcccaggctggaatgcagtggcatgatctcgggtttgcgaggccaaggtgggcagattgcttgaacccaggagtttgagactagcttgggaaacatggtaacaccctgtatctacaaaacatcaaaaattaactgggcatggtggtggacacctgtcgtcgcagctacttgggaggctgaggtgggagctggaggctgcagtgagccgagatcgtgccactgcactccagcctgggcaacagagtgagactttgtgtCAAGGAAAAAAAGTGACAATTACTGAGTGGTTACTATAGGTCTTCTTTTGTATTGATTTCTTGACTCCATCTGGCTAGATAATTActgttatattaaataaataaactttttattttggaataattccAGATGTacaaaaaagttgcaaagatagaaAGCTCCTGTATACCCCTTAGCCAATTTCCTCAAATGTTATCATCTTACTTGTGATTCATTTGCTAAAACCAACACTGGtacaatgaatattatttttaatccctattttacagatgagcagtTTGAGGCTCAGTAACTTGCTCAGAGTCTTAGTGGCTGGTAAATGGAGCCAGAATTCATCACTTAAAACAGTCTGGTTTCATTCCCTGTCTCTGGGTGTTGATTTCCCACTCCATAATAGGAGGAATGGTCCCAAGTCACCCTTCTTACCTCCAGCCCCTAGAAAAATCTGAATCTGTAATAAAGAGAGTGTGTGGGTCTTCTGGGAGGCAGCATGATTTAGAAATCAATGCTTTTCAtggataattttatttcactCATAATAACTGCTGATTAGAATTGATAGTAAGGGAAATTTATTTTACTGGAAGAGAGGAATGCATTATGTTGagttaggagaaataaaatatattaagtccATGAATTCAAGTGAGAGGTTGGGAGAAACAGATGACAGAAGGGAAAGGAGCTGTGCCTGTGTGCAACTCCTAGAGATGATTAGATAATGCAGGGAGCACACATCCCGATGGAGCCCAGAGTCTCAGGGAGACTGGGCTGGGCAGCCCCTCTTCGAGTGAGTCTAGTTATGGAACCCGCACCCAGCCTCGGGCAAATGAAGTCAATAGTACACAGTGGGTGAGCCCCACATTGGGGCCCGTTGGGGTGGGAAGGGTGGTTGGGAGAAACTCATGCACTGGACAAAGAATGAGACCACACACGGGTGGCCTTGGGTTGCAACTAAAAGTGACTGGGCCATCGTGTCCCCAGTATGTCCCCTCAATGTGTGGGAGTCCATGTTGCCACGCCTGTTTGACATGGTGGCTCTAGCTGTTAAGACATGTACAAGAGAAGCCTTGCTAAGCTTTGGCTGCACTGGTGAAGGATCCTGGGCCCTCTGGAATCATACACAATCCATCAGAGATTCCTGGATTCCATGATAAGGAACCCAACTGCAAACAACCTTGCAGATCAACCAGAGCCCCGCATTCAGAATCTTCCCTTTCTTAGGGTACccctgtcctctttttttttttttttttttttgccctgaatCTAGCCCTTTCAATCTGGGCTCAGAAATACATAAACTGAACTCACACCTGAATGATGCGGCTCTTTCTTGCCATGTGAGAAATACATTCAGCTTTGATTCAGAATGCTTTTGGGTGGTCTTACTTGCCATAATTTTAAGGTGAGGAGGACCCAGCCTGAGAAACGGAGCTGGAGCTGTGGCTGGGGAGGTGTTGGTGAACTGGCTTAGCTTGTCAGCAGTTCTTGCCTGGGTAACTTTTCCCACCCTTGGCTGCCACTGACAGGGATGAAGCTCCTTCTCCCAAGGGATGGACAcagtgggtgggaggaggtgcTACTGCCATCTTTCATGCATGTGCCATGTGTGAAGCTATTATTTACGTTTACTCAACACTTAGTATCTGTTTTCCCATTAGAGTCCTTCTAACAGCCCTATGAAGGGtgttgtgcccattttacagatgagggtaTTGAAAGGTTGGGTGATTTGGCTAAAGTCATACTGCCAAGAGATGGCGGGGCCTGCGTTTGACTGCAGGTGCATCTGTGTATTTGATCTCTACAGTGTCTTCTCTCTTTACATCTGAGAGATGAATTTTTGCAGCTCGATTGCAAATTTCCTAATGGTTTTTGCTGTAATCCTGGAGACATGTTCCTCTAGCGAATTTCGGAGTCCCAAGATAACATGAAACTACATTGTAAAATGCAAGCCCTTTCCAAAATCACAATTTTGAGACGGATTGAGGACAAAAAGGCCAATTTGCTAGCAACTGCACTTTATATTTGGTCTGCTTAAGATCAAATAGAAACTGTCCCCTCTTCACCGAAGGGCAAGGGAAccctcttcccaggttcaaggaagaTCATGAACATGAAACGGCTCTAAAAATATGGAGTGCTATGCATTCGTACAGGTTGTTCCTATTCAGTGGGAGGGGCAGGGATGAAGTGACCTGTGTCCAAAGCGTCATCATCATGGGCGCAGCACACCCTGGTGCTGGACTTCTAGTTTGAACCTTCACAGCAGTCCAGAGACATGCGGCACAGCTTGGCCACCCAGAGCTCTCTGGCTGAAGCTACCATGCTAGGAGACTGGTGGCTACTGAAGGCTCTTTGCAGAGGGGCAGAAGGATTGGGGAGTAGGGGCCAGGGTCCTGGGGATCAGAGCAGCGGCCCCCCAATCTAGGAAAGAGAGCACAGGGGTACATtggcctccctccttcccttcccagcctgggtcccatccccaacTCACCAGCCATCACCACCAGCCCACACAGCAGTGCAAGTTCCATGATCCCAGCACAGAGCAGTGGAGGCAGATGCTGGCAGGCCCTTTCCATGCAGGCTGCCCCTTTATATCAGATGCACCCCACACAGCCTCGCCCagccctccctcccagcccccgcTCTCATGGAGGCAACACATGCTTCTTTCACTTCCACTTTTCTGGCactgggaagtttttttttttttttaaacatgtttttttccctatttatttatttaatgtatttatttacttatattcatatatatgtatattttgagatagggtctcactctgtcacttatgctggagtgcagtggaatgatcatagctcactgtaacctcgacctcctgggctcaggcaatcctcctgcctcagctttccaagtagctgagaccacaggcatgagccactatgcctggcaattttttttaagacaacactatgttgcccaggctgctctcgaactcctggcctcaaacaatcatctcacctcaa
Protein-coding regions in this window:
- the PLA2G2D gene encoding group IID secretory phospholipase A2 gives rise to the protein MPILFYWPYGCHCGLGGRGQPKDATDWCCQTHDCCYVHLKTHGCGIFRDYYRYNFSQGNIHCSDKGSWCEQQLCACDKEVAFCLKRNLDTYQKRLRFYWRPHCRGQTPGC